The Castanea sativa cultivar Marrone di Chiusa Pesio chromosome 11, ASM4071231v1 genome contains a region encoding:
- the LOC142616055 gene encoding receptor-like protein 33: MVPLCLGNFSYSLIVLDLRSNKLNGTIPATFAKGNYLRSLNLNDNQLEGSLPRSLINCRRLEVLDLGNNKISGNFPHWLESLPELRVLVLRSNKFHGAIANPKTKISFPNLRIIDLSHNEFHGLLPTKYFNHFKAMMSMNANNGKLKYMGESYYHNSVMVTMKGFYIEMVKIQNLFTTIDFSNNSFKGEIPKSIGMLKSLKGLNFSHNNLIGHMPPSLGNLSNLEWLDLSSNMLTGEIPGQLADITYLEVLNLSENRLVGMIPLGNQFNTFENVSYLGNLGLCGFPLTRTCDNVDGQQPLPSLTIQDDDFKFVNWFHWKVVWLGYGCGFMFGLTI; encoded by the coding sequence ATGGTTCCTTTGTGTTTGGGAAACTTTAGTTATTCTCTCATAGTCTTAGATTTGAGAAGTAACAAACTTAATGGCACCATTCCAGCAACTTTTGCAAAGGGAAACTACTTGAGAAGTCTTAACCTCAATGACAATCAATTGGAAGGGTCATTGCCAAGATCGTTGATCAATTGCCGAAGGTTGGAAGTTCTAGATCTTGGTAACAACAAGATAAGTGGCAACTTCCCTCATTGGTTGGAGAGTCTTCCAGAGTTACGGGTTCTTGTTTTGCGATCAAACAAGTTTCATGGTGCCATAGCCAATCCCAAAACCAAAATCTCTTTCCCTAATTTGCGAATCATAGACCTCTCTCACAATGAATTCCATGGTCTTTTGCCAACAAAATATTTCAATCATTTCAAAGCCATGATGAGCATGAATGCAAATAATGgtaaattgaaatatatgggTGAAAGCTATTATCACAATTCTGTGATGGTCACCATGAAAGGATTTTATATTGAAATGGTGAAAATCCAAAATCTCTTTACAACCATTGATTTCTCAAACAATAGTTTCAAGGGGGAGATTCCAAAGTCAATTGGAATGCTTAAGTCACTCAAGGGGCTTAACTTTTCACACAATAACCTTATAGGTCATATGCCTCCATCATTGGGAAATTTGAGCAATCTTGAATGGTTAGATCTCTCCTCAAACATGCTCACAGGAGAAATTCCAGGACAGTTAGCAGATATTACATATCTTGAAGTTTTAAATCTATCAGAAAATCGTCTTGTGGGGATGATACCTCTAGGTAATCAGTTCAATACATTTGAAAATGTTTCTTACCTTGGAAACTTGGGGTTATGTGGATTTCCATTAACAAGAACTTGTGACAATGTTGACGGACAACAACCATTGCCATCATTAACCATTCAGGATGATGATTTCAAGTTTGTAAATTGGTTTCATTGGAAAGTTGTATGGTTGGGGTACGGATGTGGATTCATGTTTGGATTGACTATATGA